In Paenibacillus sp. BIC5C1, a genomic segment contains:
- the pdaA gene encoding delta-lactam-biosynthetic de-N-acetylase, which translates to MKRMVLYMLLAVLTFGILPAHTEASPINGAYHFGFKKSQNGQLPSIDQEGFKEILQHNDAIFLGDTKQKELYLTFDNGYENGFTPAILDVLRDKKVPAAFFVTGHYLKDQPELVKRMSAEGHIVGNHSWSHPDMTRVSNEKIRTELDQVRSEVNRLTGQQATFLRPPRGIFNNRTLAESHAQGYVNVFWSVAYKDWDTKVQRGTEYARQQVLKQLHPGAVILLHSVSKDNTEALASIIDEARKQGYAFKSLNDLKTKSY; encoded by the coding sequence ATGAAGCGAATGGTTCTTTACATGCTGCTGGCTGTATTGACGTTCGGTATATTACCGGCACATACTGAAGCATCGCCAATAAATGGAGCATATCATTTTGGCTTCAAAAAGAGCCAAAATGGCCAGTTGCCTTCCATTGATCAGGAAGGATTTAAGGAGATATTACAGCATAACGATGCCATTTTCCTGGGGGATACAAAACAGAAAGAGCTGTATCTTACGTTTGATAACGGTTATGAAAATGGGTTTACGCCAGCTATATTGGATGTTCTGCGCGACAAAAAAGTGCCGGCTGCTTTTTTTGTCACCGGACATTATCTGAAAGACCAGCCTGAATTGGTGAAGCGAATGTCGGCAGAAGGCCATATTGTGGGTAACCACTCCTGGAGCCATCCCGATATGACCCGAGTTTCCAATGAAAAAATAAGAACAGAGCTTGATCAGGTACGATCTGAGGTCAATCGGTTGACTGGACAGCAAGCGACCTTCTTGCGGCCACCACGTGGCATTTTTAACAACCGGACGCTTGCAGAGAGCCACGCTCAAGGTTACGTTAATGTGTTTTGGTCCGTTGCCTATAAAGATTGGGATACCAAAGTGCAACGTGGGACAGAGTATGCACGTCAGCAAGTCCTGAAACAGCTTCATCCGGGAGCAGTCATTCTGCTTCACTCTGTGTCGAAGGATAACACGGAGGCGCTTGCTTCCATCATTGATGAGGCACGTAAGCAAGGATATGCGTTCAAAAGTTTGAATGATCTGAAAACAAAAAGTTATTAA
- a CDS encoding DUF1802 family protein, whose translation MIGTTIPALKEWASAIKALETGRQVMVMRKGGIVEETRRFELKSPAFYLYPTYEHQRKELIKSSDHFYVEESLAEWVPEASTIRLTAYAEVTQDLEIRDQEMLDRLLDFHMWTADFAEDRLKWKRKDPLHVLILRVYRLKEPMEIPVLPEYNGCRSWISIPNGPVPREMTPVVDVADFDEQVQKINETLKM comes from the coding sequence ATGATAGGCACAACGATACCGGCATTAAAAGAATGGGCCTCCGCAATCAAAGCACTGGAAACGGGTCGCCAGGTTATGGTGATGCGCAAAGGTGGGATTGTGGAGGAAACCCGACGTTTTGAGTTGAAAAGTCCAGCGTTCTATCTGTATCCGACTTATGAACATCAGCGTAAAGAACTGATAAAGTCCTCTGATCATTTCTATGTTGAGGAATCACTGGCCGAATGGGTGCCTGAAGCTTCGACGATCCGTCTCACAGCATATGCTGAAGTGACACAGGATTTGGAGATCAGAGATCAGGAGATGCTGGATCGACTTCTTGACTTTCATATGTGGACTGCGGATTTTGCCGAAGACCGCCTAAAGTGGAAACGCAAAGATCCCCTCCATGTATTGATACTCCGAGTGTACCGTTTGAAGGAACCGATGGAGATTCCAGTATTACCTGAATATAACGGATGCCGTTCTTGGATTTCCATTCCGAATGGTCCGGTGCCGCGCGAAATGACGCCGGTGGTGGACGTTGCGGATTTTGACGAACAGGTACAGAAGATTAACGAGACGCTCAAAATGTAA
- a CDS encoding ABC transporter ATP-binding protein, whose translation MISELQFFMRKLHRVTGPVLYWNLLGMICISLMEGIGIYMLVPMLSLIGIFEMGSTGLHLPWISEFLNRFPENGRLLLVLLTFVLIVSGQAWLQRLQTIRNTRIQQQFVRTLRMETYRAIIMAQWSFFLQKRKSDFNHILTTELARVSQGTNIMLQMAASLIFTGIQIGLAFWLSAKLTALVLVCGLVLFIVLRKFVKRAKQIGDQTSEYSQSYYNGITEHFNGIKDIKSNMLEKSHISWFERMCGRIERNVIQFSQLNSGTQLIHRISAAVIIAAFIYLSLHVLAVPPASLLLIILIFSRLWPRFTSIQSNLEYMSSMLPAFQIVRELQTETEKSREISEKTVNTGEPYDEELTVPGPRSVRMKAQAMLNEQQTASDMLPIEPLVLKESIECQQVNYRYEGSDTYSLYEAYASIPAKGMTAIVGKSGAGKSTMIDLIMGLIRPESGQILVDGVPLTENRLLAWRSSIGYVSQDPFLFHTSIRENLRLVDPNASEEQMWQALQFSSSAAFVRKLPQGLDTIIGDRGIRLSGGERQRLVLARAMLRNPSVLVLDEATSALDSENEQHIHEALEHLKGHVTVIVIAHRLSTIRTADRVIVLDEGRVIQQGGYQQLSTDPVGTFSKLLNMQAGVVGQ comes from the coding sequence ATGATTTCGGAACTGCAATTTTTTATGCGAAAGCTGCATCGTGTAACGGGCCCAGTCTTATATTGGAATCTGTTGGGCATGATCTGCATTAGTCTGATGGAAGGGATCGGCATATATATGCTCGTTCCGATGTTAAGTCTTATTGGTATTTTTGAAATGGGTTCTACAGGTCTGCACTTACCCTGGATATCAGAATTTTTAAATCGTTTTCCGGAAAATGGCCGGCTGCTGCTGGTGCTGCTGACCTTTGTCCTCATTGTCTCTGGACAGGCGTGGCTACAACGTCTTCAGACGATTCGTAACACTCGAATTCAGCAGCAATTTGTTCGAACGCTGCGCATGGAAACCTATCGTGCCATCATTATGGCGCAGTGGTCTTTTTTTCTCCAAAAACGAAAATCCGACTTTAATCATATATTAACGACCGAACTTGCCCGTGTCAGTCAGGGCACGAATATTATGCTGCAAATGGCGGCTTCCTTGATCTTCACCGGCATTCAAATCGGCCTGGCCTTCTGGTTGTCTGCCAAGTTAACTGCCCTTGTCCTGGTCTGCGGATTGGTATTGTTTATTGTCTTGAGAAAATTCGTGAAAAGGGCAAAACAAATTGGGGATCAGACGTCGGAATATTCTCAGAGCTATTATAACGGTATTACAGAGCACTTTAATGGAATCAAGGATATTAAGAGCAATATGCTCGAAAAATCACATATTAGCTGGTTTGAACGTATGTGTGGGCGAATTGAACGTAACGTGATTCAGTTCAGCCAGTTGAACAGCGGCACACAATTGATTCATCGAATATCCGCGGCAGTCATTATTGCTGCTTTTATCTATTTATCTCTACATGTACTCGCTGTCCCTCCGGCAAGTTTATTGCTCATTATTCTGATCTTTTCACGGTTGTGGCCACGATTCACTTCTATTCAATCCAATCTGGAGTATATGAGTTCGATGCTGCCCGCGTTTCAGATTGTGAGAGAGTTACAGACAGAAACCGAGAAAAGCCGTGAGATTAGCGAAAAAACGGTTAATACTGGTGAACCATATGATGAGGAGTTAACGGTTCCCGGTCCTCGTTCGGTCAGAATGAAGGCCCAGGCCATGCTGAATGAGCAGCAGACAGCTAGCGATATGCTGCCCATTGAACCCCTGGTGCTAAAGGAGTCTATCGAGTGTCAGCAAGTGAATTATCGCTATGAAGGCAGCGATACCTACTCGTTATACGAAGCGTATGCATCCATCCCTGCAAAAGGCATGACGGCCATTGTAGGCAAGTCAGGAGCAGGGAAGAGCACGATGATCGATCTGATTATGGGACTCATACGTCCGGAGAGTGGTCAGATTTTGGTGGATGGGGTGCCGTTAACCGAGAATCGATTGTTAGCCTGGAGAAGTTCAATCGGATATGTCTCTCAGGACCCTTTTCTGTTCCATACAAGTATTCGTGAAAATTTGCGCCTGGTTGATCCAAATGCCAGTGAGGAACAGATGTGGCAGGCATTACAGTTCTCATCGTCTGCAGCGTTTGTCCGCAAACTTCCGCAAGGACTGGATACCATTATCGGTGATCGGGGCATCCGCCTGTCCGGTGGTGAACGTCAGCGTTTGGTGCTTGCCCGCGCTATGCTTCGGAACCCTTCTGTATTGGTATTGGATGAGGCGACAAGTGCGCTGGATAGTGAGAACGAACAACATATTCATGAGGCTCTTGAACACCTGAAAGGGCATGTGACTGTTATTGTTATCGCCCACCGATTATCCACCATTCGAACAGCGGATCGAGTGATTGTATTGGATGAAGGCCGGGTGATCCAACAAGGGGGTTATCAACAGTTGTCTACTGATCCGGTTGGCACATTCAGCAAACTGTTGAACATGCAGGCGGGTGTCGTGGGTCAATGA
- the cysC gene encoding adenylyl-sulfate kinase, producing MSKEERNITWQQSSLNRQDREKHNGHHSRALWFTGLSGAGKSSLAFALEQYLYEKGVHCYVLDGDNVRHGLNRDLGFTVEDRQENLRRIGEVSKLMVDAGLFVLSAFISPDAQDRNMVKQLFEADDFIEIYVRCSIEECERRDPKGLYKKARSGAIPHFTGISAPYDIPEDPTLIIDTEELSIEEAVHEIVQHLERVGAFQLPQPVSNAIVH from the coding sequence ATGTCAAAGGAAGAACGTAACATTACCTGGCAGCAATCCAGCTTAAACAGGCAGGACAGGGAGAAACATAACGGTCATCACAGTCGTGCCTTATGGTTCACCGGCCTATCCGGCGCAGGAAAGTCCTCGCTTGCATTTGCCCTGGAGCAGTATCTGTACGAAAAAGGGGTTCATTGTTACGTACTTGATGGGGATAACGTACGTCATGGACTGAATCGGGATCTTGGGTTCACGGTCGAGGATCGGCAAGAAAATCTGCGCCGGATTGGTGAAGTATCCAAGTTGATGGTAGATGCCGGGTTATTTGTTCTTTCCGCCTTTATCTCGCCAGATGCACAAGACCGGAATATGGTTAAACAGCTCTTTGAGGCTGATGATTTCATTGAAATTTATGTCCGTTGTTCGATCGAAGAATGCGAACGCCGTGATCCGAAGGGGCTTTACAAAAAGGCCCGCAGCGGTGCCATTCCACATTTCACAGGAATCTCTGCCCCTTATGATATTCCAGAAGATCCTACACTGATCATTGATACGGAAGAGCTGTCCATTGAAGAAGCCGTGCATGAAATTGTGCAACATCTGGAACGTGTTGGTGCTTTTCAACTGCCGCAGCCTGTTAGCAATGCCATTGTTCACTAG
- a CDS encoding DUF423 domain-containing protein has translation MQRKWMMLGAVLTMLSVAIGAFGAHMLKEKIGADAIAVYETGVQYHMIHAIGLLIVGLTAGQLGPSTKLKWAARLLFIGIIIFSGSLYVLSISGIKILGAITPIGGVAFIVGWLLLALDVWQRGKDRS, from the coding sequence ATGCAACGGAAATGGATGATGCTTGGTGCTGTGCTGACAATGCTTTCTGTAGCTATTGGTGCATTTGGTGCACATATGCTCAAGGAAAAAATTGGTGCAGACGCCATAGCCGTGTATGAAACCGGAGTGCAGTACCACATGATACATGCAATCGGACTGCTGATTGTTGGTCTTACAGCGGGTCAACTTGGACCGTCCACCAAGCTCAAGTGGGCAGCACGCTTGCTGTTTATCGGAATTATTATATTCTCGGGCAGTCTGTATGTACTGAGTATTTCAGGTATTAAAATATTGGGAGCCATCACGCCAATCGGCGGGGTAGCCTTTATTGTCGGATGGTTGTTATTAGCACTAGACGTATGGCAGCGGGGAAAAGATCGCTCATGA
- a CDS encoding Dps family protein — MATKNKTNQAKSVEQVLNRQVANLNVLYVKIHNYHWYVKGPNFFTLHVKFEEFYNEVTVQMDEIAERILTLKGSPAATMKDYLELSSIQEAAGGEDANTMVQNLIEDFATLSNEYQEGIEVAEAAEDQPTSDMLTGFKADLEKHMWMLRSFLG, encoded by the coding sequence ATGGCTACAAAAAACAAAACAAATCAAGCAAAATCGGTGGAACAAGTACTTAATCGTCAGGTGGCAAACCTGAACGTCCTGTATGTTAAAATCCATAACTATCACTGGTATGTAAAAGGACCTAACTTTTTCACACTGCATGTGAAATTCGAAGAATTCTACAATGAAGTAACTGTACAAATGGATGAAATCGCTGAACGTATTCTTACGCTCAAAGGCAGCCCTGCGGCTACAATGAAAGACTATCTTGAGCTGTCCTCTATCCAAGAGGCTGCTGGTGGCGAAGATGCCAACACAATGGTACAGAATCTGATCGAGGATTTTGCTACATTGTCGAACGAGTACCAAGAAGGTATTGAAGTAGCGGAAGCTGCGGAAGACCAACCGACATCTGATATGCTGACAGGCTTCAAGGCTGATCTGGAGAAACATATGTGGATGCTGCGCTCTTTCTTGGGCTAA
- a CDS encoding nucleotidyltransferase domain-containing protein encodes MSTIHEWEQYTADFPQELKLILSMIKGDLTVITPEDAQIRIKGMDWQLFLQLAHHHRLYSVLYLKIKELNSAIIPAFVVENLKQQYTTNTFRMLHLTAEMEQVCGAFRERGIRNITLKGPTLAHDLYGDISLRTSKDLDILIPFDDVEFAEEILESLGYESKEGKRTPTVASWKWREHHICYKHPVKRTQVEIHWRLNPDSGRETDFELLWKRSRFSTYTQTPVRMLEREDLWAYLVTHGARHGWFRLRWLLDIDQMIRSMPLDVKKVERRLKAEGRLSIGSQALHLASVLLDTPLDANYLALLSSHERVGEKLARRGVVFMNEMIESPADVKSYRSYLFALRSTRQKLFFFIERLYPSTWDVDQLPLPRSLHFLYFPLRPFLWFWRRIKRNTMTERG; translated from the coding sequence TTGTCTACGATACATGAGTGGGAACAATATACAGCGGATTTTCCGCAGGAGCTTAAGCTGATTTTGAGCATGATTAAAGGCGATCTAACAGTAATAACCCCTGAGGACGCCCAAATACGAATTAAGGGGATGGACTGGCAGCTCTTTTTGCAGCTTGCCCATCATCATCGACTGTACTCTGTTCTCTATCTAAAAATAAAAGAGTTGAATTCAGCGATTATTCCCGCTTTTGTGGTGGAGAACCTGAAGCAGCAATACACAACTAATACGTTCCGCATGTTACATCTAACAGCCGAGATGGAGCAGGTATGTGGCGCTTTTCGTGAACGAGGCATTCGGAATATTACGCTCAAAGGGCCCACGCTGGCACATGATTTATACGGAGATATTTCCTTGCGAACCTCTAAAGATCTGGACATTCTTATTCCCTTTGATGATGTGGAGTTCGCGGAGGAGATTCTTGAATCGCTTGGTTATGAATCGAAGGAAGGTAAGAGAACACCAACTGTTGCTAGCTGGAAATGGCGGGAACATCATATCTGTTACAAACACCCGGTCAAAAGAACCCAAGTCGAGATCCATTGGCGGCTTAATCCGGATTCCGGAAGAGAAACCGATTTTGAATTACTGTGGAAACGCAGTCGATTCAGCACCTATACCCAGACGCCTGTCCGTATGCTGGAAAGGGAGGATCTGTGGGCATATTTGGTGACGCACGGCGCAAGACACGGGTGGTTCAGACTGCGTTGGTTACTGGATATCGACCAGATGATTCGCAGTATGCCACTGGATGTCAAAAAAGTGGAGCGACGCCTGAAAGCAGAAGGCAGATTATCTATCGGTTCACAAGCTCTTCATCTGGCTTCGGTATTACTGGACACCCCTTTGGATGCCAATTATCTTGCTTTGTTGTCTTCTCATGAACGTGTGGGAGAGAAATTAGCCAGACGCGGCGTCGTGTTCATGAATGAGATGATTGAGAGCCCGGCAGATGTAAAGAGTTATCGTTCCTATCTGTTCGCACTGCGAAGCACAAGGCAGAAGCTGTTTTTCTTTATTGAACGTTTGTATCCGAGTACCTGGGATGTAGACCAACTACCGCTTCCGCGTTCACTGCATTTTTTGTATTTTCCGTTACGTCCGTTTCTCTGGTTCTGGCGGCGAATCAAAAGGAACACGATGACGGAGAGGGGATAA
- a CDS encoding DegV family protein, which yields MSRIKIFTDSTSDLAPAWIQQHDIGIIPLYVVFGEESLKDGAEIKPEQLYERVSRDGRLPKTAAPSPADFMTAFQPYIEQGFDILYISLSSELSSTYQNARLASSEFPEGRISVVDSLNLSSGIGLMVMKAVHAAEKGQSLTEITLLVEAIKPNVRTEFVIDTLEYLYKGGRCSGMQNLIGSLLKIRPVIRVADGKMSPAYKVRGKREKALEQMLQNTLNHKEQIDRDLVIVVHTMAEEDALDLQKSLQEQTGARVELTTAGCVICSHCGPKTIGIIYNTVL from the coding sequence ATGTCACGAATCAAAATTTTCACGGACAGCACAAGTGATCTGGCCCCAGCATGGATCCAGCAGCACGATATCGGTATTATCCCTCTATATGTCGTGTTCGGTGAGGAATCACTGAAGGACGGTGCTGAAATTAAGCCGGAGCAGCTATATGAACGTGTAAGCAGGGATGGGCGTCTGCCCAAAACGGCTGCACCTTCACCTGCTGATTTCATGACGGCATTTCAACCTTACATAGAACAAGGGTTTGATATCTTATATATCAGCTTGTCCTCTGAACTTTCGTCAACTTACCAAAATGCAAGATTGGCCAGTTCCGAATTTCCGGAAGGTCGCATCTCTGTCGTGGATTCTCTGAATCTTTCTTCCGGGATTGGCCTCATGGTCATGAAGGCAGTTCATGCAGCAGAAAAAGGGCAAAGCCTGACGGAGATTACACTTCTCGTTGAAGCCATCAAACCAAATGTGCGAACTGAGTTTGTCATCGATACGTTGGAGTATCTGTACAAAGGTGGACGCTGCTCTGGCATGCAAAACCTGATTGGTAGTCTGCTCAAAATTCGCCCCGTCATTCGGGTAGCCGATGGCAAGATGTCACCTGCATACAAGGTGCGTGGCAAACGCGAAAAGGCTCTTGAACAAATGCTGCAAAACACACTTAACCATAAGGAACAGATCGACCGTGATCTCGTTATCGTCGTGCATACCATGGCCGAAGAAGATGCGCTGGATTTGCAAAAGTCTCTGCAGGAGCAGACTGGAGCACGAGTGGAATTAACTACGGCTGGCTGCGTTATATGTAGTCATTGTGGTCCCAAAACGATCGGTATCATTTATAACACGGTTCTATAA
- the mtnA gene encoding S-methyl-5-thioribose-1-phosphate isomerase: MTTPEHQPLSSLIWKQDKLEMLDQRLLPETILMLKLYTPEEVWESIHSMKVRGAPAIGIAAAFGVVLGAKAYDGLAVQSWLDHVKSICAHLATSRPTAVNLFWALDRMMQKASDLAEAGANIEENNAALEAEALLIQKEDEEVCRLIGENALPLFADGMGVLTHCNAGGLATAKYGTATAPMYLAHERGINLKVFADETRPVLQGARLTAFELQQAGIDVTLICDNMAGMVMSKGWIQAVIVGTDRVAANGDVANKIGTYSVAVLAKAHNIPFYVASPLSTIDLSTPSGDLIPIEERAAEEVTEGFGKRTAPQGVKVFNPAFDVTPNEYVTAIITEKGVVRAPFKENLAALFAKDEA; this comes from the coding sequence ATGACAACCCCTGAACATCAGCCTCTGTCCTCCCTTATATGGAAACAGGACAAGCTTGAAATGCTTGACCAACGTCTGCTGCCTGAAACAATTCTGATGTTGAAACTGTACACGCCCGAGGAGGTATGGGAATCCATTCACTCAATGAAGGTACGCGGTGCTCCCGCAATTGGAATCGCTGCTGCATTCGGCGTCGTGCTCGGTGCCAAAGCATATGACGGACTTGCCGTACAAAGTTGGCTGGATCATGTAAAATCCATCTGTGCTCATCTTGCCACTTCCCGCCCAACGGCTGTAAACCTGTTCTGGGCGTTGGATCGTATGATGCAAAAAGCCAGTGATCTCGCTGAAGCCGGTGCAAACATCGAAGAAAACAATGCTGCTCTTGAAGCAGAAGCTCTCTTAATTCAGAAAGAAGACGAAGAAGTGTGCCGCCTTATCGGTGAAAACGCTCTTCCTTTGTTCGCAGACGGTATGGGTGTACTTACACACTGTAATGCAGGCGGACTTGCGACTGCAAAATACGGAACGGCGACTGCACCGATGTACCTCGCTCACGAGCGCGGCATTAACCTGAAAGTATTCGCAGACGAAACCCGCCCTGTCCTTCAAGGCGCACGCCTCACGGCCTTCGAGCTCCAGCAAGCCGGTATTGACGTTACTCTGATCTGCGACAACATGGCTGGTATGGTGATGTCCAAAGGCTGGATTCAGGCAGTTATCGTGGGTACAGACCGCGTTGCTGCCAATGGGGATGTAGCTAATAAAATCGGAACTTACAGCGTAGCGGTCCTTGCCAAAGCGCACAATATTCCATTCTATGTAGCCAGCCCGCTGTCCACTATTGACCTGTCTACGCCATCAGGCGATCTCATTCCGATTGAGGAACGTGCTGCGGAGGAAGTAACCGAAGGTTTTGGCAAACGTACAGCACCGCAAGGTGTAAAAGTATTCAACCCGGCGTTTGACGTCACTCCTAACGAATATGTAACGGCCATTATTACGGAAAAAGGCGTCGTTCGCGCTCCTTTCAAAGAGAATCTGGCTGCCTTGTTCGCCAAGGATGAAGCTTAA
- the mtnK gene encoding S-methyl-5-thioribose kinase, which translates to MSQYRPFTPQDAIELAKTLPGPFAADAKLECREIGDGNLNLVFHITDQNSDKSIIIKQALPYAKVVGESWPLSLVRARIEREILQEEYRLCPGMVPEVYHYDDDLALTVMEDLSDHVIMRKGLIDGGTYPLFAQHIGEFMARTLFFTSDLGMNQQLKKEKQGRFVNPDQCKITEDLIFDEPYRIAEKNNYEAAIEDEAEALRTDAELHLEVALLREKFLTHGQALLHGDLHTGSIFVTAESTKVIDPEFAYFGPMGFDVGAVLANLLLHYASLPGRIHDKMALHERETILLDMVRDVWTEFESRFRSLWASDLVDPMAKAPGYEAHYVQQLFRDSVGFAGAKMVRRIVGLAHVADIDTIEDATQRERAQRKALAIGKALIKRNRNLNTIGELLDTVATAVTSIKV; encoded by the coding sequence TTGTCCCAATATCGCCCTTTTACACCCCAGGATGCAATCGAACTGGCCAAAACATTACCGGGTCCGTTTGCGGCAGATGCGAAACTGGAATGTCGTGAGATCGGTGACGGCAATCTGAATTTGGTCTTCCATATCACGGATCAGAACTCCGATAAAAGTATCATTATCAAACAAGCTCTTCCTTATGCGAAAGTGGTCGGAGAATCATGGCCATTGTCTCTGGTACGTGCCAGAATTGAACGGGAAATTCTACAGGAAGAGTATCGTCTATGTCCGGGAATGGTGCCCGAAGTGTACCATTATGATGATGATCTCGCCTTAACCGTGATGGAAGATTTAAGTGATCATGTAATTATGCGTAAAGGCCTCATCGATGGCGGAACGTATCCTCTTTTTGCACAACATATTGGGGAATTCATGGCAAGAACATTGTTTTTCACGTCAGATCTTGGCATGAACCAGCAACTGAAGAAAGAGAAACAGGGCAGATTCGTCAATCCGGATCAATGTAAAATAACCGAGGATCTGATCTTTGATGAACCTTATCGCATTGCGGAGAAAAATAATTATGAGGCTGCCATTGAAGACGAAGCAGAAGCACTTCGTACTGATGCAGAACTCCATCTTGAAGTGGCTTTGCTGCGCGAGAAATTTCTCACCCATGGTCAAGCGTTACTTCATGGTGATTTGCACACAGGCAGTATTTTTGTCACAGCTGAATCCACAAAAGTTATTGATCCCGAATTTGCCTATTTCGGCCCAATGGGATTTGATGTAGGAGCGGTGCTTGCTAATCTGCTTCTCCACTACGCCTCGCTGCCAGGTCGAATCCATGATAAGATGGCTCTTCATGAGCGTGAAACGATATTGCTGGATATGGTTCGTGACGTATGGACTGAATTCGAATCCCGCTTCCGCAGCCTGTGGGCTTCAGATCTGGTTGATCCTATGGCTAAGGCACCTGGATACGAAGCTCATTACGTACAACAATTATTCAGAGATTCTGTTGGCTTTGCCGGCGCGAAAATGGTCCGTCGTATTGTTGGACTTGCGCATGTCGCAGATATCGATACGATTGAAGATGCAACACAACGTGAACGTGCTCAGCGCAAAGCGCTGGCAATCGGTAAAGCACTCATCAAGCGTAATCGCAATCTGAATACCATTGGTGAACTTCTAGATACAGTAGCTACTGCGGTTACTTCTATTAAAGTTTAA
- a CDS encoding YunC family protein has product MVTMEPIVVGEHVLVGVEVKLPKTTLLTINTSKGYIMCGALDVGLLNEKLGDRKIIAARAVGVRTLEQLLHAPMESVTTEAEAMGITVGMTGVEALLKMI; this is encoded by the coding sequence ATGGTGACGATGGAGCCGATTGTGGTTGGAGAGCATGTGTTGGTCGGGGTAGAGGTTAAGCTGCCGAAAACGACATTACTGACGATTAATACATCCAAAGGATATATCATGTGCGGAGCACTCGATGTGGGATTACTTAATGAGAAGCTTGGGGATCGCAAGATTATTGCAGCTCGGGCGGTTGGCGTGCGCACATTGGAACAGCTGCTTCATGCGCCTATGGAGTCGGTGACAACGGAAGCCGAAGCCATGGGCATTACGGTTGGCATGACGGGTGTAGAAGCATTGCTCAAGATGATCTGA
- a CDS encoding lasso peptide biosynthesis B2 protein → MLRKIKAYRSLPREIRGLVWEAYVHLGWARILKAMPFARIAPSLGTPMYETPVTGLNRSDVTTIRNISKAILIASRYTLWESRCLVMAIAAMKMLERRKVESTLYMGTARDKQGQMMAHAWLRSGKLIVTGADTMDQYTVVGVFGKRCPEKGAGEIVYDT, encoded by the coding sequence AAAAATAAAAGCATATCGTTCATTGCCGCGTGAAATTCGTGGATTGGTATGGGAAGCTTATGTCCACCTTGGATGGGCACGAATACTTAAGGCGATGCCTTTTGCCAGGATTGCCCCTAGTCTCGGTACACCCATGTACGAAACGCCGGTGACGGGACTCAATCGTAGTGATGTGACGACAATACGAAATATTTCTAAAGCTATTCTTATTGCCAGCAGGTATACATTATGGGAAAGTCGTTGCCTTGTCATGGCAATCGCAGCGATGAAGATGCTGGAACGCCGTAAAGTGGAGAGTACTCTATATATGGGTACTGCACGGGATAAACAAGGTCAAATGATGGCTCATGCATGGCTGCGAAGTGGGAAATTGATTGTGACTGGAGCAGATACAATGGACCAATATACGGTTGTCGGCGTGTTTGGCAAGCGTTGTCCTGAGAAGGGAGCTGGGGAGATTGTCTACGATACATGA